One genomic region from Dermacentor albipictus isolate Rhodes 1998 colony unplaced genomic scaffold, USDA_Dalb.pri_finalv2 scaffold_13, whole genome shotgun sequence encodes:
- the LOC139051648 gene encoding uncharacterized protein yields the protein MGSQGAVVAANSGRGDRIDGMDTEGYEVVLPTLPSGRSVLNTLFLHADVRSRPYRVEHFRDTLARLGLLPEVVALGAYQMSHVWAVTFKSTEGIKKALACGEMKVKGQRCLVIDPANQDVRLKLHWLLFNVADDDVRVALAPFGKVTEVSKEKWRVQGIQDKGSTTRLVRLKLHNGIKVDDLPHQLRVAGDMALLVAPGRAPLCLRCHSKGHIRRECRVPRCTHCRRFGHEESQCVKTYASVAGPVGGEDTAELVMDEADAEEAGSEATSKLEELDAATLTPPDMPQDASVNKESPKLTDAAGDATGVLKVQDASTPSKSPEEPAVMEVSEGTSGASVSKRGHDATLDEHEALAARISEGPPPKAASIRRSTLRARPNIPPDRRAAETPPT from the coding sequence ATGGGCTCCCAAGGAGCGGTGGTTGCGGCTAACAGCGGCCGCGGTGACAGGATCGACGGAATGGATACCGAGGGATACGAAGTGGTTTTGCCTACTCTGCCATCAGGTCGTAGTGTTTTGAATACTTTATTTTTGCACGCGGATGTCCGGTCGAGGCCTTACCGAGTCGAACATTTCCGGGACACGTTGGCGCGTCTTGGTTTGCTCCCCGAAGTGGTAGCGTTGGGGGCATATCAGATGAGCCACGTATGGGCTGTGACTTTCAAGAGCACGGAAGGGATAAAGAAAGCTTTGGCATGCGGCGAAATGAAGGTGAAGGGCCAACGTTGTTTGGTTATTGATCCGGCAAACCAGGACGTGCGTCTGAAGCTTCACTGGCTTCTTTTCAATGTGGCTGACGATGATGTGCGTGTAGCGCTTGCTCCGTTCGGAAAGGTGACCGAGGTCTCGAAGGAAAAGTGGAGAGTTCAAGGTATCCAAGACAAGGGGTCGACGACACGCCTCGTGCGCCTCAAGCTCCATAACGGCATTAAGGTTGATGACCTTCCACACCAGCTTCGCGTAGCCGGTGACATGGCCCTTCTAGTCGCTCCCGGTAGAGCGCCACTGTGCCTGCGGTGTCACAGTAAGGGCCATATCAGACGAGAATGCCGAGTTCCTCGCTGCACGCACTGCCGTCGTTTTGGACACGAAGAATCTCAGTGCGTGAAGACGTACGCAAGTGTTGCGGGGCCGGTTGGTGGAGAAGACACTGCGGAACTCGTAATGGACGAGGCTGACGCTGAAGAAGCCGGAAGCGAAGCAACGTCGAAGCTCGAGGAACTTGATGCGGCAACGTTAACCCCGCCCGACATGCCCCAAGACGCGAGTGTTAACAAGGAAAGCCCAAAGCTGACCGACGCAGCTGGCGACGCCACCGGCGTCTTGAAAGTGCAGGATGCCTCAACGCCGTCGAAGTCACCTGAGGAGCCAGCAGTCATGGAAGTAAGCGAGGGAACAAGCGGAGCCTCAGTCTCCAAGCGAGGCCACGACGCTACGCTGGACGAGCATGAGGCCCTGGCTGCAAGGATCTCGGAAGGACCACCGCCAAAGGCGGCGAGCATTCGGCGGTCAACGCTGAGGGCGCGTCCGAATATACCTCCGGACCGGAGGGCGGCGGAGACGCCGCCGACGTAG